A stretch of DNA from Nitratireductor thuwali:
CAAGGATAGCAGGCGATATCAGCGATCGAATATTCGTCAGCGATGAACTCGTGATCCGCCAGCCGCCGGTCCAGAACGCCATAGAGACGGGCGGTTTCTCGCGCATAGCGATCGATTGCGTAGGCCACCTTCTCTGGCGCGTGAACGTTGAAATGGCCGATCTGCCCGGCCATGGGTCCAAGCCCGCCCACCTGCCAGAAAAGCCACTGAAGGACCGTGTTACGCCCGCGCGGAGACGTCGGCATCAGCATGCCCGCTTTGTCGGCGAGGTAGACAAGCATGGCCCCCGACTCGAACATCGCCACCGGCGCCCCACCGTCGATGGGTGAATGATCGACAAGGGCCGGGATCTTGTTGTTGGGCGAGATGGCGAGGAACTCGGGTGCAAACTGTTCGCCCTTTGACAGAGCGATTGGGACAATCCGGTGCGGCAGACCGGTCTCCTCGAAGAATAGCTTCAGCTTCAGGCCGTTTGGCGTCGGTGAGAAATAGAGATCGATCATCGACGGACCCTCGTCCTTCTCGCCCCCAGAACAATGCGTTGCCCGCAAAGATGCCTGGGGATATGGTTCCAAAAAAGGTCCGATAGACCGGAGAATCATGGAGCCAATTCTCGACATTGCGATCGACCTGCCCGAGAAGGGATCGCGCGAGCTTTTGCGATCTCTGCACCGGCAATTGCGGGCAGCGATCATCGACGGGCGGCTCCAACCCGGACTTCGGCTGCCGCCGACGCGCGCGCTGGCAGAGGGACTCGGCATATCGCGCAACACTGTGATTGCCGCCTATGACATGCTGTTGAGCGAAGGGTATGTGGAGGGACGACGGGGCGCGGGCACCTACGTCGCGGATGTGCGCCCAAGGCTGGAGCGGCCCAGGGCTCCATTGCGGGCTGACCCCATCGCCGACAGGCGGCTTGGCCCCACTTGGCGCGGATGGCGGCCTTTGGCAGAGACTTGCAGCGGTGAGACCTACCGCTACGACTTCGTGGCGGGTATGCCCGACGGCCAGTTCCCGTTCGACATATGGCAGCGGCTGTCGACGCGTGCCGTGCGCAAGGTTGCCAAAAGCCAGGTCCGTGCGCACGACCCGGCTGGCGAACCACTATTGCGCGAGGCGATTGCCAGCCACGCATCTTTCGTTCGCGCGGTGGCGTGCCGGC
This window harbors:
- a CDS encoding glutathione binding-like protein → MIDLYFSPTPNGLKLKLFFEETGLPHRIVPIALSKGEQFAPEFLAISPNNKIPALVDHSPIDGGAPVAMFESGAMLVYLADKAGMLMPTSPRGRNTVLQWLFWQVGGLGPMAGQIGHFNVHAPEKVAYAIDRYARETARLYGVLDRRLADHEFIADEYSIADIACYPWIAPHEAFGLNLKLFPNLANWFAAIGARPATFRTYEGVEDVYGARRRRLSDAERRVLFGR